One Candidatus Omnitrophota bacterium genomic window, GATTAACATACAGTTCAGGAGCAGAGCTGGCGTCACAGATTTCAATCTTAAAAGACCGAATCACTTTTCCAGCATGTTTTTTTTGTTTTATCTTATCAGACTTATCCACAGAATTCACAGCCTCATTTCTTTACTACTATTTCTTTAATATTTTCTTTAAAAGCTTTACAGGGGTTAGTTGACCCCCAAAAATAGGGGCTAATTCACCCCTTATGTGGGGGTAATTTGGCCCCTTCGATATTACGAGTTTTCCACAGCTGCCAGGTTGTGTGATTCGGATTTAAAGCAAGTCTGTTTTTACGGCCATCCTTGCTTTTGATAATGACCTTGGACTGAATAAGCAGATTGATCGTTCTTCTGACATTGCGCTTGTTGAGATTTGTCTCTTTTGCGATATAGCCGTAACTAAGAAGCTTGTTTTCTTTATGCCAGCCGCTGGTCATCCGGATTACAAAAATAATAACCCGGATCTCTGTGCCATTGAAAGGCGACCTGTAAATAGCGCGCAAAACATTATTAGAGATCTTTGTGTAGCCCCCAATATTCTGAAATAAAGTTTCTGTCATAGTAAAAGGCAACAAAAAAGGGGCTGGCATTCCTGAGAGTTTCCTCAGAAACACCAGCCCCTTGGTTCTTCAATAGGACTGTCTTACATTACTACCGAATTGTCAGATCCTGCTTCTTAAAAAATTATACACTATACTTCGATATTGTCAAGATTTTTTAGGAACAAGTCTAACAAGTTTAAATGCAGAAATCTTTTTATAATAAATTACTCGGCGTTAAATGAATCTTTCCTCCGGATTCTCCGTATCTCTTCCTTAAAGGGTGCAACATCTACGGCTTTCTCTTCTTTGATTAATACCGGGACTCCATCTTCAAAGTTTATTTTGATAGAGCCAAAAAAGCGCCCCTTAACCAATGAATCCAAATAATTATTTAATTTCTCCATTTATTTAGCCAAATCCTTCATAACCTCTTCTTCTGCTTTATATTAACCAATGTGCGGTTTTGCTACATAACGTTGTAATTCCGCACATTTTATGGTATACTTTAAGTAGAAATAAGTCAGAAAAAGGTTTAAGTCGATAATAGCAAACCATTCGAAAGAATGGGGCGCAAAGCTATAGAGCCTAACTTCCGGGGGATACCCGGGATAAGGCAGTCAGTTGCCGAAGTTAAACTTTTTTTCTTTTGTGCCCCATTCTTCTGAAAAGAGAAGCAGAATGGGGCGTTTTTGTCTTTAGTATCAGAAGGAGCTCTAATGAAACCTAAGTATGGAGTACTCATAGTCGATGATGATACGGCGCTTGCCCAGGATGCCAAGGAAAACCTTGAGCATGCAACAGAGGTTGATCTTGAGGTGGATATCTGTCCTGACAGCACCCAGGTAATCCCCTGCCTGAGCAAGAAAAGCAAACACTATGACGTAGTGCTCTTAGATATCAAAATGCCTAAATTAACCGGCGCAGAAGTTCTCCAGCTCATCAAAAAGAAATTCCCCGATATCCATGTTATTATCATTTCAGCTTACATGGATGAATACAACCAAGATGAATTCATCCGCCTGGGCGCTTATCATGTGTTTCAAAAACCATGCGACTTTCACAAAGTAAAAGAATTTATTAAACGCGCAATCGATGACATTGAA contains:
- a CDS encoding response regulator codes for the protein MKPKYGVLIVDDDTALAQDAKENLEHATEVDLEVDICPDSTQVIPCLSKKSKHYDVVLLDIKMPKLTGAEVLQLIKKKFPDIHVIIISAYMDEYNQDEFIRLGAYHVFQKPCDFHKVKEFIKRAIDDIEITTVRVKGLDLRRALYQVSKEIIFKALRRNDWHVEKTSKDLNITRWCLDRWMKKLYIKKPAL